Proteins co-encoded in one Arachis hypogaea cultivar Tifrunner chromosome 11, arahy.Tifrunner.gnm2.J5K5, whole genome shotgun sequence genomic window:
- the LOC112723330 gene encoding uncharacterized protein — MSWIYQRFPQWCPPDRGVYQYPLAARLVGLQQQSRDQHQARVLYWRVSIDWLRFDEISHVIKDFCYFKYLLCCNTCYFVTQIFVQFAWRVYDDPALQALCPHWFREEEEWGTWLSAVPLVCFNIVRFHHVDRVNQQFNREQPVPGIPVNLDRYLTTTGHGEDVWWPERLQEWYDGWRQRFEPGRRIIVHHTFDTRPTSKYYDWWHGACRVRHLSGQEVLEDPRLVELPPDVQPTASQPRDDLTLPRGMPDWRRRAREVREATH, encoded by the exons ATGAGTTGGATTTACCAGAGATTTCCTCAGTGGTGTCCACCAGATAGAGGAGTCTACCAGTATCCGCTAGCTGCAAG GTTAGTTGGACTGCAGCAGCAGAGTAGGGATCAGCACCAGGCCAGGGTCCTGTACTGGAGGGTATCGATCGACTGGTTACGGTTCGATGAGATTAGTCATGTAATTAaagatttttgttattttaaatacttgCTGTGTTGTAATACTTGTTATTTTGTTACCCAAATTTTTGTTCAGTTTGCATGGAGGGTATACGATGACCCTGCGTTGCAGGCCCTGTGCCCGCACTGGTTCCGTGAGGAGGAGGAGTGGGGTACATGGTTGTCGGCTGTTCCACTGGTGTGCTTCAACATTGTCCGGTTTCACCACGTTGATCGGGTGAATCAGCAGTTCAACAGGGAGCAGCCAGTGCCAGGCATTCCGGTGAACCTTGATAG GTATCTGACCACCACTGGTCATGGTGAGGATGTCTGGTGGCCGGAGCGACTCCAGGAGTGGTACGACGGTTGGAGGCAGAGGTTCGAGCCCGGTCGCAGGATTATCGTCCACCATACGTTTGACACTAGGCCTACCAGTAAGTACTACGATTGGTGGCATGGGGCTTGCCGTGTGAGGCATCTATCGGGGCAGGAGGTTTTGGAGGACCCCAGGCTGGTAGAGTTGCCCCCCGACGTCCAGCCCACTGCTAGCCAGCCGAGAGACGATCTGACTCTTCCGAGGGGCATGCCGGATTGGAGGAGACGTGCGAGGGAGGTTAGAGAGGCCACTCACTGA